In Xylanibacter ruminicola 23, a single genomic region encodes these proteins:
- a CDS encoding RagB/SusD family nutrient uptake outer membrane protein, whose translation MIMKTIYRSICAICVICGFMSCSNFLEEQVPQATLTQDEVKNPEYIDNVLISAYAGLVSIEDMNASFSLWNYDTRSDDAYVGGSDFSDGEPFHRLEKSTGVMTTDWPFSSIWTRFYNYLSRVSLSLDILASADQENATIKQRTAEMKFLRAYGHFQLKRLFKKIPFVNKPNMTEEDYNNLSNTEYTNDEGWQQIINDLEDAYAVLPVTQADKGRPTKAACAAFLAKVYLYKAYHQDDANSNQVTSISDADLQKVVEYTNPSIYTAAGYGLEPDLHNNFRPEEQYENGKESIWAIQYSRNDGTVYGNLNFSYRLIVPCIPKVHDSGCDFYKPSHNLVSAYRTNSDGLPMLDTFADTEYTVGSAQTVDPRLFVTVGVPGTPYMFNTSFMIAESNAWSRSGGTFGYFVSLKQNVDPALTDSYLYLCDSQWASSMNRIVLRYADVLLMRAEAQAQLGQTSEAIALVNQVRERAAGMITSSVVSNYPNKYGVHYAVGKYSGSYSKDEAMKIVKMERRLELAMESERFFDLVRWGDAATVLNKYYSTESEKMNFLSGSQFTANKNEYLPVPFEQMAASNGHYTQNCGQW comes from the coding sequence ATGATTATGAAAACAATATATAGATCAATCTGCGCAATCTGCGTCATCTGTGGTTTCATGAGCTGCTCCAACTTCCTGGAAGAGCAGGTACCACAGGCCACACTGACACAGGACGAGGTGAAGAACCCAGAATATATAGACAATGTGCTGATATCAGCATACGCCGGACTGGTTTCGATTGAGGATATGAACGCATCTTTCTCACTCTGGAACTACGACACACGAAGCGACGACGCATACGTTGGCGGTTCAGACTTCTCTGATGGTGAACCATTCCACCGCTTGGAAAAGAGCACTGGCGTGATGACTACCGACTGGCCTTTCAGCTCGATTTGGACACGTTTCTACAATTATCTGAGCCGCGTAAGTCTGTCGCTCGACATTCTGGCCAGCGCCGATCAGGAGAACGCCACCATCAAGCAGCGTACTGCCGAGATGAAGTTCCTGCGTGCTTACGGACACTTCCAGCTGAAGCGCCTGTTCAAGAAGATTCCATTCGTGAACAAGCCCAACATGACGGAAGAGGACTACAACAACCTTTCGAACACGGAATACACCAACGACGAGGGCTGGCAGCAGATTATCAACGATCTGGAGGATGCTTACGCCGTACTGCCTGTTACCCAGGCCGACAAGGGACGCCCCACAAAGGCTGCATGTGCCGCATTCCTGGCTAAGGTTTATCTCTATAAGGCTTATCATCAGGACGATGCCAACAGCAATCAGGTGACATCTATCAGCGATGCCGACCTACAGAAGGTGGTAGAATACACCAATCCATCCATCTACACTGCTGCCGGCTATGGTCTGGAGCCCGACCTGCACAATAATTTCCGCCCTGAGGAGCAGTATGAGAACGGCAAGGAGAGTATCTGGGCCATCCAGTACTCAAGAAACGATGGTACCGTATATGGTAACCTGAACTTCTCATACCGTCTGATTGTACCATGTATCCCTAAGGTTCACGACTCTGGTTGCGATTTCTACAAGCCATCACATAATCTGGTAAGTGCTTATCGTACCAACAGCGACGGTCTGCCCATGCTCGATACTTTTGCTGATACTGAATACACCGTAGGTTCAGCACAGACTGTAGATCCAAGATTGTTTGTAACAGTAGGCGTACCAGGTACCCCTTATATGTTCAATACAAGCTTTATGATTGCAGAGAGCAATGCTTGGAGCCGCTCAGGTGGCACATTCGGATACTTTGTATCGCTGAAGCAGAATGTTGATCCTGCGCTGACAGACAGCTATCTATATCTGTGCGACTCGCAGTGGGCAAGTTCGATGAACCGCATCGTTCTTCGCTATGCCGACGTACTATTGATGCGCGCTGAGGCTCAGGCACAGTTAGGGCAGACATCTGAGGCTATTGCACTGGTTAATCAGGTTCGTGAGCGTGCTGCAGGCATGATTACAAGCAGTGTTGTATCTAACTATCCTAATAAGTATGGTGTACACTATGCAGTAGGTAAGTACAGCGGCAGTTACAGCAAGGACGAGGCCATGAAGATTGTGAAGATGGAACGCCGACTGGAGTTGGCTATGGAGAGTGAGCGTTTCTTCGACCTGGTACGCTGGGGCGATGCGGCTACAGTACTTAACAAGTACTACTCTACAGAGAGTGAGAAGATGAACTTCCTGAGCGGATCGCAGTTTACTGCCAACAAGAATGAGTACCTACCCGTACCATTCGAACAGATGGCTGCATCTAACGGACACTACACCCAGAACTGTGGACAGTGGTAA
- a CDS encoding MFS transporter translates to MKKFALIPVMFCFFAMGFVDLVGIASNYVKEDLQLTDSVANIFPSLVFFWFLIFSVPTGMLMNKIGRKNTVLLSLGVTIASLLLPLFGENFPIMLCAFSLLGIGNALMQTSLNPLVSTVMGGGNLASTLTFGQFIKAIASFLAPYLAMWGATQVLPSFGYDWRVLFMIYFVVGILAAALLAVTPIEEEHTTGNASTFTECLKLLGTPIVLLSFFGIMCHVGIDVGTNTTAPKILMERLGLTLNDAAFATSLYFIFRTIGCLTGSFFLRVLPNRTFFVISVVMMALSMCGLFIGTEKWILYAAIALVGYGNSNIFSICFAQALTAMPQKQNEVSGLMIMGLFGGTIFPLLMGIASDAMGQAGAVAVMAVGVIYLFTYIKNVKNN, encoded by the coding sequence ATGAAGAAATTTGCTCTGATCCCCGTGATGTTCTGCTTTTTCGCCATGGGATTTGTCGACCTGGTGGGCATTGCATCGAACTATGTGAAGGAAGACCTGCAGTTGACAGACAGCGTGGCCAACATCTTCCCGTCGCTCGTATTCTTCTGGTTCCTGATCTTCAGCGTACCTACGGGGATGCTGATGAACAAGATCGGACGAAAGAACACTGTACTGCTGTCGCTCGGCGTGACCATCGCATCGCTGCTATTGCCTCTGTTTGGCGAGAACTTCCCGATTATGCTCTGCGCATTCTCGCTGCTTGGTATTGGTAACGCACTGATGCAGACATCGCTTAACCCACTGGTATCAACCGTGATGGGCGGCGGCAATCTGGCATCGACACTCACCTTCGGACAGTTTATCAAGGCCATCGCCTCGTTCTTGGCTCCATATCTGGCCATGTGGGGCGCCACACAGGTACTGCCTTCGTTCGGCTACGACTGGCGAGTGCTGTTTATGATCTACTTCGTGGTGGGTATTCTGGCTGCAGCACTGCTGGCAGTTACGCCTATCGAAGAAGAACACACCACAGGCAACGCATCTACATTTACTGAATGCCTGAAGCTGCTAGGCACACCTATCGTACTGCTATCATTCTTTGGTATCATGTGTCACGTAGGTATCGACGTGGGCACCAACACCACAGCGCCAAAGATTCTGATGGAACGACTGGGACTGACACTTAACGACGCAGCATTTGCTACCAGTCTGTACTTCATATTCCGTACTATCGGCTGCCTGACAGGCTCTTTCTTCCTGCGAGTACTGCCTAATCGCACATTCTTCGTAATAAGCGTAGTGATGATGGCGCTATCGATGTGCGGACTCTTTATCGGCACAGAAAAATGGATTCTCTACGCAGCAATCGCACTGGTGGGCTACGGCAACTCAAATATCTTCTCTATCTGTTTTGCACAGGCACTCACAGCCATGCCACAGAAGCAGAACGAGGTGTCGGGTTTGATGATTATGGGCTTGTTTGGAGGCACGATTTTTCCACTGCTGATGGGAATTGCCAGCGACGCCATGGGCCAGGCCGGCGCAGTAGCAGTAATGGCTGTTGGAGTGATTTATCTGTTTACCTATATTAAAAACGTAAAAAACAACTAA
- a CDS encoding glycoside hydrolase domain-containing protein, with amino-acid sequence MKTMIYSVFALMLSASALTACSDDEFSGDPAKDWNGTTTFFASTDAAGFGTYYTPSVGRVGDPMPFYDQKAGDFKVLYLQEFTNNMPYRFHPIWAVSTKDGANYESMGELIPFGANDYQQDAALGTGCAYEKDGTYYIYYTGHNGNCKNREVVMRATSTDFKTWTKDELWALNGPDFGYSSNDFRDPQIFVADDNLYHMVISTYPNGGGDPCFAEFKSSDLKNWEHVGRIRMIWDRMLECPDIFKMGNYWYIVFSESYRASWSRKVKYMVASTYEELKSCLNDGPKWAPDGHEGVLDSRSLYAAKTASNGTDRYIWGWCPFRSGSDIHEKNTNVGAGDGNEPNWSGALVCHKIIQHSDGTLTLGAVPAMAAKYNQTVNATVMESNGYNSGSLSGDGAYVLYNRLGTSNHISFTVKTSNVWDKFGVSFVRGTDSKKYYTIVVNPEDDNHRKLNFEQEGEEGKGFIEAADGYWFERPADNTYNIDIYTDNSVLTLYINDVCAYTQRIYGIQKNCWSINNYGGSITVSDVKVSQQ; translated from the coding sequence ATGAAGACAATGATATATTCAGTATTCGCACTCATGCTGTCAGCCTCTGCGCTGACGGCGTGCAGCGATGACGAGTTCAGCGGCGACCCCGCTAAGGACTGGAACGGCACAACCACATTCTTCGCTTCGACTGATGCTGCCGGCTTTGGCACCTATTACACACCTTCAGTGGGACGCGTAGGCGACCCTATGCCATTCTACGATCAGAAGGCTGGCGACTTCAAGGTACTCTACCTGCAGGAGTTTACTAACAACATGCCCTATCGCTTCCACCCCATTTGGGCTGTTTCTACCAAGGATGGTGCCAACTACGAGTCGATGGGCGAGCTGATTCCATTCGGAGCCAACGACTACCAGCAAGATGCTGCCTTAGGAACAGGTTGCGCCTATGAGAAGGACGGCACATATTACATCTATTATACTGGTCATAACGGCAACTGCAAAAACCGCGAAGTTGTTATGCGAGCTACATCTACCGACTTCAAGACATGGACTAAGGATGAGCTTTGGGCACTGAATGGTCCTGACTTCGGTTACTCAAGCAATGACTTCCGCGACCCACAGATTTTCGTAGCCGACGACAACCTCTACCACATGGTTATCTCTACCTATCCCAATGGTGGTGGCGACCCCTGTTTTGCAGAGTTCAAGTCGAGCGACCTGAAGAACTGGGAGCATGTAGGTCGTATCCGTATGATCTGGGATCGCATGTTGGAGTGTCCTGACATCTTCAAGATGGGCAACTACTGGTACATCGTGTTCAGCGAGAGCTATCGCGCCAGCTGGAGCCGTAAGGTGAAATACATGGTAGCCTCAACCTACGAGGAGCTGAAGAGTTGTTTGAACGACGGACCAAAGTGGGCTCCTGACGGACACGAGGGTGTGCTCGACAGCCGTTCGCTCTATGCCGCCAAGACTGCTTCTAACGGCACAGACCGTTACATCTGGGGATGGTGCCCATTCCGTTCTGGTAGCGATATTCACGAGAAGAACACCAACGTAGGTGCTGGCGACGGCAACGAGCCTAACTGGAGTGGTGCACTGGTTTGTCACAAGATTATCCAGCACAGCGATGGTACACTTACTCTGGGTGCTGTGCCTGCAATGGCTGCCAAGTACAATCAGACTGTTAATGCTACAGTGATGGAATCGAATGGCTACAACAGTGGTTCACTGAGCGGCGATGGAGCATACGTACTCTACAACCGTCTGGGCACATCCAACCACATCTCGTTCACCGTAAAGACTTCTAACGTCTGGGATAAGTTTGGTGTATCGTTCGTACGTGGCACAGATTCTAAGAAGTACTACACCATCGTAGTGAACCCCGAGGACGATAACCACCGCAAGCTCAATTTCGAGCAGGAAGGCGAAGAAGGCAAGGGCTTCATCGAGGCCGCTGATGGCTACTGGTTCGAGCGTCCCGCCGACAACACCTACAACATCGACATCTACACAGACAACAGCGTCCTGACACTTTACATTAACGATGTATGTGCCTACACCCAGCGCATCTACGGCATCCAGAAGAACTGCTGGAGCATCAACAACTACGGCGGCTCAATCACAGTTAGCGATGTGAAGGTAAGCCAGCAATAA
- a CDS encoding carbohydrate kinase family protein, producing the protein MKRYIVGLGEALWDVLPEGKKLGGAPANFAYHAGQFGLNTIAISALGEDALAEETIEALKEHNLNYLMPQVPYPTGTVQVTLTGDGIPTYDIKENVAWDNIPFTDEMEEIAKNARAVCFGSLAQRNVVSRENIRKFLDATPEDCIKICDINLRQQFYTKEILEDSFCICNILKINDEELVVVNRMFGYDGLDMRGTCEKIVQDYQLKMLVLTCGTNGSYVFTDDGLTSFQDTPKVEVADTVGAGDSFTGSFCASIINGKPVQEAHKIAVRVSAFVCTQNGAMPVIPEELKK; encoded by the coding sequence ATGAAGAGATATATAGTAGGCCTCGGAGAGGCATTGTGGGACGTACTTCCCGAAGGAAAGAAACTTGGTGGCGCACCAGCCAACTTCGCTTATCATGCTGGACAATTTGGTCTGAATACTATTGCCATCAGCGCACTAGGCGAAGATGCATTGGCAGAGGAAACTATCGAGGCGCTGAAGGAGCACAATCTGAACTACCTGATGCCCCAGGTACCCTATCCTACCGGTACGGTACAAGTGACGCTAACGGGCGACGGCATACCCACCTATGACATTAAGGAAAACGTAGCATGGGACAATATCCCCTTTACCGACGAGATGGAGGAGATAGCCAAGAATGCACGTGCAGTTTGTTTCGGATCGCTGGCACAGCGCAACGTAGTAAGTCGTGAGAATATACGTAAGTTCCTGGATGCCACCCCTGAAGACTGTATAAAAATCTGCGACATCAACCTGCGCCAACAGTTCTACACGAAGGAGATTCTTGAGGACTCGTTCTGCATTTGTAACATTCTAAAAATCAACGACGAAGAGTTGGTAGTGGTTAACCGCATGTTCGGCTACGACGGACTGGATATGCGCGGTACCTGCGAGAAGATAGTTCAGGACTATCAACTGAAGATGCTGGTACTAACCTGCGGCACTAACGGATCGTATGTATTTACCGACGACGGTCTGACATCGTTCCAGGATACGCCAAAGGTAGAAGTGGCCGATACAGTAGGCGCTGGCGACTCGTTTACCGGCTCGTTCTGTGCATCAATCATCAACGGGAAACCCGTACAGGAAGCCCATAAAATCGCCGTCAGAGTAAGTGCCTTTGTATGCACCCAGAACGGTGCCATGCCCGTGATTCCAGAAGAGCTGAAAAAGTAA
- a CDS encoding DUF4960 domain-containing protein, which translates to MKTIYSIICAICIVCGLTACNDDHTGSIDVSGSCLVEKFVLNGQYEGTINTEKRLVKVKVPVDFAQKGDMEITSLTVSAGAQTNMKVGDHINFDADRNLHISNGDLVMDYQVSVRNDEALMSLFILEGVKGAINQQDKTITVSVMANSGIDLSNATFEVECSEDATCSPASGTKGNFTEPFQITLNDNTATTVYTVYVTLIEDPIALFVGDAENIELLNDEEKAAAKWLTGNIASAAYASWSDVAGGNISLEKCKLIFFHRHCSSYGNYNGFAEAEQGAMTALAKMKEYWQKGGAFVLGRSAVNYAIALGAMPEDAYPNNVWGGGGGEGSDLMGDDPWHTWAYDAAHPLWKGLTTYPGAPENAIYTLDNGYTICNTTSQYGFWDTYQDGKDAFEAKTGGRALTGDNSVNAWELKSANGEFGKGGIICLGSGLYDWNSPTPYESIYHENMGKIMLNAFDYLTK; encoded by the coding sequence ATGAAAACGATATATAGCATTATCTGCGCAATATGCATCGTATGCGGGCTCACCGCTTGTAACGATGATCATACGGGCAGCATCGACGTAAGCGGTTCATGCTTGGTTGAGAAGTTTGTCCTGAACGGACAATACGAAGGTACCATCAACACAGAGAAGCGACTGGTAAAAGTAAAAGTGCCCGTAGATTTCGCCCAGAAGGGTGATATGGAGATAACCAGTCTGACCGTATCAGCTGGTGCACAGACCAATATGAAGGTAGGTGACCACATCAACTTTGATGCCGATCGCAATCTTCACATCAGCAATGGCGACTTGGTGATGGACTATCAGGTAAGCGTAAGAAATGACGAGGCTCTGATGTCGCTCTTTATCCTTGAGGGTGTGAAAGGTGCCATCAACCAGCAAGACAAGACTATCACAGTAAGCGTGATGGCTAACAGCGGTATCGACCTGAGCAATGCAACATTCGAGGTTGAATGCAGCGAGGATGCCACATGTAGTCCAGCAAGCGGCACTAAGGGCAACTTCACTGAGCCATTCCAGATTACACTCAACGATAATACTGCTACCACAGTTTATACGGTTTACGTAACACTGATTGAGGATCCTATCGCACTGTTTGTTGGCGATGCTGAGAACATCGAACTGCTGAACGATGAGGAGAAGGCCGCTGCCAAGTGGCTCACTGGTAACATCGCAAGCGCTGCCTACGCATCGTGGAGCGACGTAGCTGGCGGTAACATCTCGCTCGAGAAGTGTAAGCTGATATTCTTCCACCGTCATTGCTCATCGTATGGCAATTACAACGGATTTGCTGAGGCTGAGCAGGGCGCTATGACAGCACTGGCTAAGATGAAGGAATACTGGCAGAAGGGTGGCGCATTCGTACTGGGACGTAGCGCTGTGAACTATGCTATTGCACTGGGTGCTATGCCTGAGGACGCTTATCCAAACAATGTTTGGGGCGGCGGAGGCGGCGAAGGCTCCGACCTGATGGGCGACGATCCTTGGCATACATGGGCCTACGACGCTGCTCACCCACTATGGAAAGGACTCACCACCTATCCAGGAGCACCTGAAAACGCCATCTACACACTCGACAATGGCTACACCATCTGTAACACCACATCACAGTACGGATTCTGGGATACCTATCAGGATGGTAAGGATGCATTCGAGGCCAAGACTGGTGGACGCGCACTGACTGGCGACAACAGCGTGAACGCCTGGGAGTTGAAGAGTGCTAACGGCGAATTTGGCAAGGGTGGTATCATCTGTCTGGGCTCAGGCCTCTACGACTGGAACTCTCCTACTCCATACGAGTCGATCTATCACGAAAACATGGGCAAGATTATGCTCAACGCATTTGATTATCTAACAAAATAA
- a CDS encoding DUF4980 domain-containing protein, translated as MRKTVMMMVTAVLTSASAMAQVTPMVLGEKHAMLRVEQPSKYLLLPVQETEDIAAIAVVNGKNEMVQRINVKLAVDRVDYYVPYELKDAQLLDIEFHGDRRLKGAVGEFACWKEIKYSDTYDTTNREHFRPVYHHTPAYGWMNDPNGMFYKDGVWHLFYQYNPYGSQWENMHWGHSTSKDLVHWEAQPQTFEPDWLGSIFSGSCITNGDDVVAFYTSAGHHQTQSMAISKDGGMTFKKYEGNPILTSDKPDFRDPNVFWFEGTKRWVMILAVGQEMQLYSSENLKDWKYESAFGQEYGNHGGVWECPDLMKIDNKWVLICNINPGGPFGGSATQYFVGQFDGHKFTCESMPKVTKWMDYGKDHYATVSFYNAPENRHVVLAWMSNWQYANQVPTKQYRSGNSIPRDLGLFNFGEETYVSVVPSKEMLAMRGAKVRKPTEACEIVVDVKNQAEIVLSNSKGEEVVMVYDGQRQSFSMDRTKSGDVSFSEAFACTTIAPTYGHIKQLRLFIDRCSIEAFDAEGKMAMTNLVFPSEPYNNIKVKGGKATIYEIKK; from the coding sequence ATGAGAAAAACGGTAATGATGATGGTGACAGCCGTGCTTACCTCTGCATCGGCAATGGCGCAGGTAACGCCTATGGTGCTGGGCGAGAAGCATGCCATGCTACGAGTGGAACAACCAAGCAAATACTTGCTGCTGCCCGTACAGGAAACTGAGGACATTGCAGCAATAGCTGTGGTAAACGGGAAGAACGAGATGGTGCAGCGCATCAATGTGAAGTTGGCAGTAGACCGCGTAGACTATTATGTGCCCTATGAACTGAAAGATGCCCAGCTGCTCGACATCGAGTTTCATGGCGACCGCCGTCTGAAAGGTGCCGTAGGCGAGTTCGCCTGTTGGAAGGAAATCAAATACTCCGATACATATGACACCACAAACCGTGAGCATTTCCGCCCCGTATATCATCACACCCCAGCTTATGGTTGGATGAATGACCCGAATGGTATGTTCTACAAAGATGGTGTTTGGCATCTCTTCTATCAGTACAACCCTTATGGTTCACAATGGGAGAACATGCACTGGGGCCACTCTACGTCGAAAGACCTGGTGCATTGGGAAGCACAGCCACAGACATTCGAGCCCGACTGGTTGGGTAGCATCTTCAGTGGCTCATGTATCACCAACGGAGATGATGTAGTAGCCTTCTACACCTCAGCCGGTCACCACCAGACACAGTCGATGGCCATATCAAAAGACGGTGGAATGACATTCAAGAAATATGAAGGAAACCCTATACTGACCAGCGACAAGCCCGACTTCCGCGACCCCAATGTGTTCTGGTTTGAGGGCACCAAGCGCTGGGTGATGATCCTGGCAGTGGGTCAGGAGATGCAGCTCTACTCGTCAGAGAACCTAAAAGACTGGAAATACGAGTCAGCTTTCGGTCAGGAGTATGGCAATCACGGTGGCGTTTGGGAGTGCCCAGACCTGATGAAAATCGACAACAAGTGGGTGCTTATCTGCAACATCAATCCTGGCGGCCCATTCGGAGGTAGTGCTACACAGTACTTTGTGGGACAGTTCGACGGACATAAGTTTACCTGCGAGTCGATGCCAAAGGTGACCAAGTGGATGGATTATGGTAAGGATCACTACGCTACCGTATCATTCTATAACGCACCCGAGAACCGCCATGTGGTGCTGGCGTGGATGAGCAACTGGCAGTACGCCAACCAGGTGCCAACCAAGCAGTATCGCTCGGGCAACAGTATACCTCGCGACCTGGGACTGTTTAACTTTGGCGAGGAGACATACGTAAGCGTAGTACCATCGAAGGAGATGCTGGCTATGCGTGGCGCCAAAGTGAGGAAGCCTACTGAGGCTTGCGAGATAGTAGTGGACGTGAAGAATCAGGCGGAGATTGTGCTCTCGAACTCAAAGGGCGAAGAGGTTGTGATGGTTTACGACGGACAGCGCCAGAGCTTCAGCATGGACCGCACAAAGAGTGGCGACGTGAGCTTCAGCGAAGCATTCGCATGCACAACTATCGCGCCCACCTATGGACATATCAAACAGCTGCGATTGTTTATCGACCGCTGTTCTATCGAGGCCTTCGATGCAGAAGGAAAGATGGCAATGACAAACCTGGTATTCCCATCAGAACCTTATAATAACATAAAGGTGAAGGGCGGAAAGGCGACCATATATGAGATTAAGAAGTAA
- the pckA gene encoding phosphoenolpyruvate carboxykinase (ATP), translating to MAKLDLTQYGITGSTVIAHNPSYETLFAEETKAGLEGFDKGVNTELNAVNVMTGIYTGRSPKDKYIVKDAQSEDKVWWTSEEYKNDNHPMSEEVWKQVKDIAIKELSNKNLYVVDAFCGANEATRLAVRFIVEVAWQAHFVTNMFIQPTAEELEKFEPNFVIYNASKAKVENYKELGLNSETCVAFNTTSREQCIINTWYGGEMKKGMFSMQNYYLPLQGIASMHCSANTDMEGKNTAIFFGLSGTGKTTLSTDPKRLLIGDDEHGWDDEGVFNLEGGCYAKVINLDKESEPDIYNAIRRNALLENVTVAEDGKIDFADKSVTENTRVSYPIDHIEKIAQKVNGKSAGPDAKNVIFLSADAFGVLPPVSILTPEQTKYYFLSGFTAKLAGTERGITEPTPTFSACFGQAFLELHPTKYAEELVKKMEKSGAKAYLVNTGWNGTGKRISIRDTRGIIDAILGGAILNAPTKKIPYFDFEVPTQLEGVDTNILDPRDTYANAAEWEEKAKDLAGRFIKNFKKYEGNEAGKALVAAGPKL from the coding sequence ATGGCAAAGTTAGATTTGACTCAGTATGGCATTACAGGTTCTACCGTAATTGCACACAATCCATCGTATGAGACTCTGTTCGCAGAGGAGACAAAGGCTGGCCTCGAGGGTTTCGACAAGGGCGTAAACACCGAGCTCAACGCTGTAAACGTAATGACTGGTATCTACACCGGCCGTTCACCTAAGGATAAGTACATCGTAAAGGATGCACAGAGCGAGGACAAGGTATGGTGGACTTCTGAGGAATATAAGAACGACAACCACCCCATGAGCGAGGAGGTTTGGAAGCAGGTTAAGGACATCGCTATCAAGGAGCTCTCTAACAAGAACCTCTATGTAGTAGATGCTTTCTGCGGTGCTAACGAGGCTACACGTCTGGCTGTTCGCTTCATCGTTGAGGTAGCATGGCAGGCACACTTCGTAACAAACATGTTCATTCAGCCTACTGCTGAGGAGCTGGAGAAGTTCGAGCCTAACTTCGTAATCTACAACGCCTCTAAGGCTAAGGTTGAGAACTACAAGGAGCTGGGTCTGAACTCAGAGACTTGTGTTGCCTTCAACACAACAAGCCGCGAGCAGTGCATCATCAACACATGGTACGGTGGTGAGATGAAGAAGGGTATGTTCTCAATGCAGAACTACTATCTGCCTCTGCAGGGTATCGCTTCAATGCACTGCTCTGCTAACACCGACATGGAGGGTAAGAACACAGCTATCTTCTTCGGTCTGTCTGGTACAGGTAAGACCACTCTGTCAACCGATCCAAAGCGTCTGCTGATTGGTGACGACGAGCACGGATGGGACGACGAGGGCGTATTCAACCTCGAGGGTGGTTGCTACGCTAAGGTTATCAACCTTGACAAGGAGAGCGAGCCCGATATCTACAATGCTATCCGTCGTAACGCTCTGCTCGAGAACGTAACTGTTGCTGAGGATGGTAAGATCGACTTCGCTGATAAGAGCGTAACTGAGAATACTCGTGTATCATATCCTATCGACCACATCGAGAAGATTGCCCAGAAGGTAAATGGTAAGAGTGCTGGTCCTGACGCTAAGAACGTTATCTTCCTGAGTGCTGATGCATTCGGCGTACTGCCCCCAGTATCTATCCTGACTCCTGAGCAGACTAAGTACTACTTCCTCTCTGGTTTCACAGCTAAGCTGGCTGGTACAGAGCGCGGTATCACTGAGCCTACTCCAACATTCTCTGCTTGCTTCGGTCAGGCATTCCTCGAGCTGCACCCAACAAAGTATGCTGAGGAGCTGGTTAAGAAGATGGAGAAGAGCGGTGCTAAGGCATACCTCGTAAACACTGGTTGGAACGGTACTGGTAAGCGTATCTCTATCCGCGATACTCGTGGTATCATCGACGCTATCCTGGGTGGTGCCATCCTGAACGCTCCTACCAAGAAGATCCCTTACTTCGACTTCGAGGTTCCAACACAGCTTGAGGGCGTTGACACCAACATCCTTGATCCTCGCGACACTTACGCTAACGCTGCTGAGTGGGAGGAGAAGGCTAAGGATCTGGCTGGCCGTTTCATCAAGAACTTCAAGAAGTACGAGGGCAACGAGGCTGGTAAGGCTCTGGTAGCTGCTGGTCCAAAGCTCTAA